A single genomic interval of Arthrobacter globiformis harbors:
- a CDS encoding formate--tetrahydrofolate ligase, translating into MSDSTPPSDTGQSSAPLSDLDIARRAVLRPIEEIAAAAGIDAGAVEFYGRFKAKIDPAKLSAPAPAGKVVLVSAMSPTPAGEGKSTTTVGLADSLARAGHKVMVALREPSLGPILGMKGGATGGGLSQVLPMDEINLHFTGDFHAVTSANNALMALVDNHIYQGNELNIDPRRMTFKRVLDMNDRSLREVVIGLGGPTQGVPRQDGFDITVASEIMAVFCLATDVADLRDRLGRITFGYTHDRAPVTVADLGVQGALTLLLKEAIKPNLVQTIAGTPALVHGGPFANIAHGCNSLIATQTARRLADIVVTEAGFGADLGAEKFMDIKARIADVAPAAVVVVATIRALKMQGGVPKDRLGEPNVEAVAAGVVNLRRHVRNVERFGVTPVVAVNKFPSDTQEELDWLLGWCAGEGIQAAVADIWGRGGGGDGGDELAAKVAAAVYGPSSFRHLYPLDISVEDKIRTIVQEIYGADGVDFSVPALRRLADIEKNGWSGLPVCMAKTQYSFTDDASRLGAPKGFTIHVRDLIPKTGAGFIVALTGAVMTMPGLPAIPAAMRMDVDDDGNPVGLF; encoded by the coding sequence ATGTCTGACAGCACTCCCCCGAGCGATACCGGCCAGAGCAGCGCTCCACTGAGCGACCTGGACATTGCCCGCAGGGCAGTGCTCCGGCCGATCGAGGAAATCGCCGCGGCCGCCGGCATCGATGCCGGGGCCGTGGAGTTCTATGGCCGCTTCAAAGCCAAGATCGACCCCGCGAAGCTGTCAGCCCCGGCGCCCGCCGGAAAAGTAGTCCTGGTTTCGGCGATGTCGCCAACGCCCGCCGGAGAAGGAAAATCAACCACGACGGTGGGACTCGCGGATTCGCTTGCGCGGGCGGGCCACAAGGTGATGGTCGCGCTGCGGGAGCCCTCGCTCGGTCCCATCCTCGGCATGAAAGGCGGGGCCACGGGCGGCGGGCTGTCCCAGGTGCTGCCCATGGACGAGATCAACCTGCACTTCACCGGCGACTTCCATGCCGTCACATCTGCCAACAATGCCCTCATGGCCCTCGTGGACAACCACATCTACCAGGGCAATGAACTGAACATCGACCCGCGGCGCATGACATTCAAGCGGGTCCTGGACATGAACGACCGTTCCCTCCGCGAGGTGGTCATCGGACTCGGCGGCCCCACCCAGGGCGTCCCGCGCCAGGACGGCTTCGACATCACCGTCGCATCCGAGATCATGGCGGTCTTTTGCCTCGCCACGGACGTGGCCGACCTGCGGGACAGACTGGGCCGCATCACCTTCGGCTACACCCACGACCGGGCTCCGGTTACCGTGGCGGACCTGGGCGTGCAGGGCGCGCTGACGCTGCTGCTGAAGGAAGCGATCAAGCCGAACCTCGTCCAGACCATCGCCGGCACCCCCGCACTGGTCCATGGCGGGCCGTTCGCGAACATCGCCCACGGGTGCAACTCGCTGATTGCCACGCAGACCGCCCGCAGGCTGGCCGACATCGTGGTGACGGAGGCGGGATTCGGGGCCGACCTGGGGGCGGAGAAGTTTATGGACATCAAGGCGCGGATCGCGGATGTGGCGCCGGCCGCCGTCGTGGTGGTGGCGACCATTCGGGCACTCAAGATGCAGGGCGGGGTGCCCAAGGACCGGCTGGGCGAGCCGAACGTAGAGGCCGTGGCAGCAGGTGTGGTGAACCTGCGCCGGCATGTCCGGAATGTGGAGCGGTTCGGCGTGACGCCGGTGGTGGCGGTCAACAAGTTCCCCTCCGATACCCAGGAGGAGCTCGACTGGCTGCTCGGCTGGTGCGCCGGCGAGGGCATCCAGGCGGCGGTGGCGGATATCTGGGGACGGGGCGGGGGCGGCGACGGCGGCGATGAGCTGGCTGCCAAGGTCGCCGCTGCGGTGTACGGACCGTCGTCGTTCCGGCATCTCTACCCGCTGGACATCTCCGTGGAGGACAAGATCCGCACCATCGTCCAGGAAATCTACGGCGCCGACGGAGTCGACTTTTCGGTGCCTGCCCTGCGCCGCCTGGCGGATATCGAGAAGAACGGCTGGTCCGGGCTGCCGGTCTGCATGGCCAAGACGCAATACTCTTTCACCGACGACGCCTCGCGACTGGGGGCGCCCAAGGGCTTCACCATCCACGTCCGCGACCTCATCCCCAAGACCGGCGCCGGCTTCATCGTGGCCCTGACCGGAGCGGTGATGACCATGCCGGGCCTTCCGGCCATTCCGGCGGCCATGCGGATGGACGTGGACGACGACGGCAATCCGGTCGGCCTCTTCTAA